Part of the Helicobacter bilis genome is shown below.
CCGCATAGCATGTATAAATTGCTAGAAACACATAAAGATTTTATGCTAAAGCCAAAGGGTGTTGGCGTAGTGATTACGCCGTGGAATTTCCCCGTTGCTATTTCTGTTGGTGGCATTGCCGCTAGTCTTGCTAGTGGGAATAGGGTGATTTATAAGCCATCTAATATTTCTGCTGTTACAGGCAGTATATTAACGCAGTGCTTTTATGATGCGGGACTACCGAAAGATTATCTTGTATTCTTACCTGCAAGTGGCAAGGATGTAAATGAGATTCTATTAAAAGAAGCGGATTTTGCGATTTTAACAGGCGGGGAAGATACGGCTTATGAGATTTTAAAAGAGAATCCAACACTATTTTTAAGTGCTGAAACAGGCGGTAAAAATGCGACTATTGTAAGCAAAATGGCAGATAGAGACCAAGCGGTAAAAAACATTATCCATTCAGCTTTTTCTAACTCTGGGCAGAAATGCAGTGCTACTTCTTTACTCATACTTGAAGAGGAAGTGTATAAAGATGAGCAGTTTAAACGCACATTGATTGATGCGGCAAATAGCCTTCATGTTGGGAATCCATTTGACTTTAAGAATAAGTTAGGGTATCTAAGCAGCACTATTGATGAGAAAGTAAAGCAGGGCTTAGAGTTAGAGCAAGGTGAAGAGTGGGTATTAGCCCCAAGTTTTGAAGATGAAAATCCCTATGCGATGAGACCATGTATTAAATATGGTGTAAAAGAGGGTAGCTATTCACATAAGAGTGAATTTTTCACGCCGATTTTATCAGTTATATGTGCGAAAGATTTAGAGCATGCCATAGATATCGCAAACTCTACTGGATATGGTTTAACAAGCGGTTTTGAATCTCTTGATGAAAGGGAATGGGATTATTATCTAAAGCACATTGAAGCAGGGAATCTTTATATTAATAAATCTACGACAGGGGCGATTGTCCTGCGGCAGCCATTTGGTGGGATTAAAAAGTCAGCAGTTGGCTTTGGCAGAAAGGCTGGAAGTTATAACTATGTGGCACAATTTGTAGATATTATCCCTAATAATAGCACACAAGAAAACACAGATTTAAACACAAATTTACATATGGGGCATAGCTTTATTGATAGTATGCAATATCTTATTAATATTACGCAAGATGAAAGTATTAAAAATGAATTAAAGGCGTTTTTACAAACTGCAAAAAGCTATGCGTATTTCCATGAAAATGAGTTTTTACAAAAAAGGGATTTCGTGCATATAAGGGGAGAAGACAATCTCTTTTACTATGTGCCGGTAAAATCAGTCATTTATCGTGTTAGAAAAGAAGATTCTCTAAGTGATATTTTAAGCGTTATTGCTAGCACTCAATTAATTAGTGCTAAGCTTACTATAAGCCTTAAAGCCACAGAAATGAGTGAATCTTTAGGTTTTGTGCTAGAACATATAAAAACATTGCAGCTAAAAAATATCGCTATTGAGTATCAAAGCCTAGAGCAGTTTATTGAGAGTGCAGGGGAGTATGAGCTTATCCGCTATCTTGAATCGCCGGATAATGAAAATCTTGTATATAAAGAGCTAATAGGGCAGGGCAGGGCGAAAGGAAAGTTAATCGCATATCATAAGCCCTATGCGAATGGATATTTTGAGCTTTTATACTATCATACAGAGCGTGCCGCAAGTATTGCATTCCATAGATATGGGAATCTTGGTAGAAGAGCATTGCAAGGTAATAAATAGATTCTATATATAAGGGAAAAAGATGAGTGAAAAAATGCAGTTAAAAGCAGGAGATACAGCCCCATTATTTAGCTTACCAAATGAAGATAATGTGGTGATTGCTTTAGAGGATTTGCTAGATTATACAATCATTTTATATTTTTATCCAAAGGATAATACGAGTGGCTGCACCACAGAGGCACAAGAGTTTAGCGCATTGCAAGAATCTTTTGAAAAGCATAATGCCATTATTATAGGCATTAGCCCAGATAAACCCGCAACACATAAAAAGTTTATACAAAGCAAGGATTTAAATGTCGTGCTTTTAAGCGATAGTGATAAAAGTGTAGCGATGAAATATCATGCCTATGGTAAGAAGATAATGTATGGTAAAGAAGTGCAGGGGATCTATCGTAGCACTTTTATCATACAAAAAGGAAAAATTATAGAATCTTTTTATAATGTCAAAGCAAAAGGACACGCACAAACAATCCTTACATACCTTACAAATTTAGATAAAAATAAATAGATTCTGTATTTGTTACCATTTTTCTATCTTTTATGTGTAATGAATTTAAATTGAAAGAGAATATAAAGACATAAGATTTTAATAGCACTGAAGAGATAATATTCAAAGCCCTTTAAGCTTTTAAGTATATAGCAATTAAGGGCTTTATGCGACAAATTAAGCTATATGCTATTTAAGGCGATATAAAGCTATCTTAGGTTTTGACAAAAATAACTTTATTTACTCTAGTGCTAATGTTTTTAATACACTAAGATTGCTGTTGTGCTTGTTGCTGACTTTGTTTTAGCATATTGAGTTCATTTATCACATTCATAATAGCAATGAGTGCTAAATGATAGCTTAGTGGTCCAAAGCCAGAGATAATGCCCACACTCACCGCACCAGTTACACTTACTCTGCGTTCAGGCTCTCTTGCATGGATATTGCTTAAATGTGCTTCAATCACAGGCACACCAGATGCTACGATTGCATCGGCTACGCAAATAGAAGTGTGCGTTAAACCACCCGGATTCATAATCACGCCATCATATTCACCACCAACGCATTCTTGCAATTTATCAATTATCTCCCCTTCAAAATTGCTTTGAAAAAACTCAAGCTCTAAAGACTCACCATTTGCACCCTTTTGTGTCGCAGCAAACGCACTCATATTATTATGGATTTGTTCTAGCGTCATAGTCCCATATAGTCTTGGGTCTCTGTGTCCTAACATGTTTAGATTTGGTCCTTGAATGACTAATATTTTCATGTATGCTCCTTATTACAAAGTAAAGGCAAGATTCTATCAAAATTTAAAGGGCTTTTATTAAACAAAAAGATTTATCAAAAATATAATTTTCAAGGTTATAATGTAGTCTTGTTATGAATAAATATTGAACTTTAAGGATAGCATAATGTCTGCAATAAGCTCTTTCACACAGGCAATACTAAATATTTTCTATCAATTAACGACAATCCCGCATGGTAGCTTTAATACAAACGAGATGGCAGCATTTTTAGAATCTTTTGCCAAATCAAATGGCTATGCAATAAAAAAAGATTCTGTTGGCAATATACTTGCATATAAAGAAAATACAGAATCTAGAGTATGTTTTCAATGTCATTATGATATGGTGTGCGTTGGACTTGCAGCACAAAATCTAGCGTTAAATCTTTTGCAAACAAAGAGAAGATACAACAATATCGAGCAAACTTGGCTAAAAGCTCAAGATTCTAGTCTTGGTGCTGATAATGGCATGGGTATGGCGATTATGATGTATTTCATGCAGCAGGGTATTCACGCAGAGTTTCTTTTCACAAATGATGAAGAGGTAGGCATGATAGGGGCAAAAGGGCTAGAGATTCCTATTCAATCTAAGATATTGCTTAATCTTGATTCTGAAGTCTTAGGTGAGATTACTATAAGCTGTGCGGGCGGCTTTGACCTAAATTATCAAAGTGAATTTATCACACAAGAGATTCCGCTAAATTATCATTATTATGTCCTATCTTCAAGGAATTTTGCCGGTGGTCATAGTGGATTAGATATTAATAATCCTTTGCCAAACTATCAAAATGCAATCCTGCAAAGCACATATTTTTTAAATACAGCCTTAAATGAGAGTGAAAAGGATTCCTTATATGTGATTAACTGGAAAGGTGGTGAGAAACGCAACTCAATCCCTATGCACTCAAAGCTAATCATCGCAAGTAAGCAAAAACTAAGTATAGAATCAAATGAATTTTTTGTATTTGAAGAGCTAAAAGAAGAGCATAATGAAATGCTTGATAAAACAAATGAAGTCTTTTTACAAACGCCAAATGGCATAGAGTTTAAGATTCTATACAATCTACTTTTAAGTTTAAA
Proteins encoded:
- a CDS encoding peroxiredoxin — protein: MQLKAGDTAPLFSLPNEDNVVIALEDLLDYTIILYFYPKDNTSGCTTEAQEFSALQESFEKHNAIIIGISPDKPATHKKFIQSKDLNVVLLSDSDKSVAMKYHAYGKKIMYGKEVQGIYRSTFIIQKGKIIESFYNVKAKGHAQTILTYLTNLDKNK
- the aroQ gene encoding type II 3-dehydroquinate dehydratase — translated: MKILVIQGPNLNMLGHRDPRLYGTMTLEQIHNNMSAFAATQKGANGESLELEFFQSNFEGEIIDKLQECVGGEYDGVIMNPGGLTHTSICVADAIVASGVPVIEAHLSNIHAREPERRVSVTGAVSVGIISGFGPLSYHLALIAIMNVINELNMLKQSQQQAQQQS
- a CDS encoding aminoacyl-histidine dipeptidase, producing the protein MSAISSFTQAILNIFYQLTTIPHGSFNTNEMAAFLESFAKSNGYAIKKDSVGNILAYKENTESRVCFQCHYDMVCVGLAAQNLALNLLQTKRRYNNIEQTWLKAQDSSLGADNGMGMAIMMYFMQQGIHAEFLFTNDEEVGMIGAKGLEIPIQSKILLNLDSEVLGEITISCAGGFDLNYQSEFITQEIPLNYHYYVLSSRNFAGGHSGLDINNPLPNYQNAILQSTYFLNTALNESEKDSLYVINWKGGEKRNSIPMHSKLIIASKQKLSIESNEFFVFEELKEEHNEMLDKTNEVFLQTPNGIEFKILYNLLLSLNIGVLDSIENAVQNSRSLSHISFANGNLSLAFMGRANTNDLLQDNLTQLKKILEKEQPKQKKESLQIKMSEYYAPWEKQDKSIASSSINKTLCETEEMKDSCSLKEILKAMCMSMQKHTEPFNITPKIVELHAGLECGILLKRFKDLGLSDIIALSIGPSINAPHSINEEVWIESAGVIVAILQDFMETI